A segment of the Verrucomicrobiota bacterium genome:
CAGAGTCCGGGGAATGTTAAAATCATCAACCTAGCCTTGGCGAAAATTCGAAAGCCCAAATAAAGGAAAAGTGGTATACCAAACTCAAAGGATGACACTCTCCGGCAATCTAAACTCAGGAATAATCAGACCGACCCGCATTATTTCCTGTTTTAGATTTCAAAACTAGCATGAATTTGGATTCCAACTTTTCAGCATCTGCTCCGAAATGAGCTTGTCGGTGGTGCATGGGACAAAGGGCAATTACGTTATCTGTGGTGTCTGGTCCATTGTTGCCCAATGCAATAATATGGTGGGCTTCGACATACCGATTCCCATTGATCATTAAGAACCCCTCACACCCGCAATATTCGCAGGAACCTTTTGCACGCATTAAAACAAACTCTCTAACTTTGGGATCCCGCTTGATAGTGCTAACAACCTGAGTGGCTCTATCAGGAGTTTGATGGCCTTCAGGCACGTTTTGACCTAAATCATCGAACACAGATTCAGAACGGTCAGTCTTACCCAAGGCTATCACATCCAACACATGGATACGTTTCTGGTGAGTTACAACACCTCTACCATTTTCCCGGGTGACCGTGAGCCGATTCAGATATTCGCTTTCGAAGTGATCAATTTTTCTTGGATCGGCATTCACGTCCTTGGCATGGCATATAACACCGAAAGCCGGGATATTGTGCTCGATAACATAGTCAATGACTCGTTCCTGTTCTTGTCCTCCAAGCCGGTTAAGAACTTCGGTATCATCCGAAGTGAGAGTGGTTTTATTCTCAACTATTAGGTCCGCCCATAGGGTGAAAACGGCAAACCTACGATCTGGGTGGAGCGAACACCAGGACCAGTATGGATTTCTAAGCTTGGCGTTTAGTTTGTTGAAAAATTCCGCTCGATTCATAACAAAGAATTGAATTGGTTTTCGCCTTCCCTATTGCGGATCAACCCGCAGTGACCGGTACCAGGGTCATGGTGTCGTTGCCGAAGATGTCGATGACTTTTACAGCGATGATGTAGCGGCCTGGTTTTTCATAGGTGTGGCTGGCTGTTTTGAGATCCAGGTCCCTATCCTTGCGGGTGCGGAAGCTCTGCCATTCGTTTTCGAAGATGTAGGCGCCTGTCCAGCGTTCCTCGAAGTCGATAAACTCTTCGTCGGCCATGATCACGCCGGGCAACTCACCATCCACCCCCATGCGCTTGGCCATCTTGATGATCTCCTTGCGGCTTTCGTAGTTAAAATCCACCGCCCAGTAATCCACCCAGTCGGTCCAATTTTTGGTAAGAACCTCGCGGGTGACTATGCCATTTTTGTCCTTGCTGATTTTTACCAGCTGGCCCGCATCGCAGGCTACTTCACTTTTCCCGGCCTTCATTTCGGCGGTGATGCTATCCACCAAACCCTGGGAGTAGTGGACGGAAAAGTCGGTCAACTCCACGGCGAGTGTGAGCGGGTCCTTCGAGTAGTATCTGGGGTGGCCTCGACGTAGGCCACGTCGGCAAAACGCACCTGGCCTTTGTCGACGGCGCGCTTGTCGAAAACTTCCGGCGGAATGGTCTTCGGCGCGATGTCGATACCTTTCTGCCTCGCCTCATCCAATACGGCGGGGGAAAGCCCCATTTCAAACTCGAACGCGAGGATGTCCACGCGGGAAGCACCGCGCTTGCGGCATTCGGTGATGACCTCCTCCACAAACAAACGGCCCACCGGCTGGTTTATGGGGCCCACGACGACGAGGCGGTTGCCACTTTTGCCATGGAAAAAGGCCCGATCCGACAAGCCCTCGGCGCGGTACGCTTTCAGGATGAGATCGCGAAACTCCTCTTCCTTTCTGGCAAGGGCCTGCTCCTTCTTTTTGCCGCTAAGGCGCGAGCCGACGTTAAGGTAGGCCTGCCGTTCATAACGGCCGAGATTGAGCACTTCAAAAGCGCGGAAAGGTTTGTTTGTGGACTTCAAATCGCGCTGGACCTGGATGAGCCGCTTGCGCGTGGTGTGGATGCCGAACTTGCCGAGGTCGGTGGCGATCCATTTGCGCCCAAGCTTTTCGGCTACGGCGGCGGACGTGCCGCTGCCGCAGAAAAAGTCCGCCACTAAATCACCTTCGTTGCTACTGAGTTTGATGATGCGATCGAGAAGTTGCTCCGGTTTCTGTGTGGGGTAATTCGCCGCCTCCAACCCACCTTTAATCATCGCAATGTCTGTCCACAAATTTGGAAGAGGAACGCCCTTGGACTCATCGAGAAACATCTTGAGCTTTGGAACACCAGCCGAGTTCCAAAAAATGCGGCCCTCCTTTTCAAGCTCCAGCATCTTTTCAAGTGTGTATGCCCAGTGGCGACCGGCTCTTGCGCGAACACCGTTCCATTCGTAGTCTGCTTTAGTTCCCTTTCGTTCCCCAGGAGCCATCAAATCTGCCAGCGCGTAATTGCGCCCCAATTCATCCACGTTTGAATACGCCTTCTCGATTCGTTCCTCGGAGTATTCGAGATAAAGCTGATTCCAAACGGGGCTATCACCTTTGCTGTAAAACAGGATCGTGTCAGTGACTACAGCGAGAGTTGTGCCCGCCCGATTTGAGTCTTTTCTTTTCCAGATGATTTCGCTTTGAAACTGATTCGGCCCGAAAACTTCGTTCATCACGGTTCGCAAAAAGGAGTTCACCCGCCAATCGCAATGCACATAGATACTGCCGTCCTTGTGCATCAAATCGCGCATGAGGATCAACCTCTCATAAATCATGGCTATGAAGGAATCCGCGCCGCGCCCCCAAGTGTCACGGTAGGCGATTTGTTCGAGAAGGTTCGGTTCTTTGTGGAAAGTCTCGCCGCCAATCTCGATATCCATGCTGAAATCGGCGCCGACATCGAAGGGCGGGTCGATATAAATGAGCTTCAGCCCACCCGCATCTTCAATCTGTCGACGGAGGGCGCCGCTTTTGAGGGAAGAGAGTATGAGCTTATTGTCACCCCAGATGAGTTTGTTGGTCCACCCCTTGATCTGCCGTCCGCCAAGACCGAGTCCAAGTTCCCCCTCGTCCCCTTTTTCTTTGCGTGGTTCGTCGATGTGCTCAAGCGACTGGAAAGGCAGGATGGCGGTGCAGACCTCGCGGGACTTCCCGTTCCAGACAAGCTCGACCTCGCGTTTGTCGTCGAAGAGGAGGAAGCGGTATTTCTCCGGGAGAGGTTTACCCTGTTCGATGAGCTTGATGAGGTCGCGCTTCTCGTTTTCGGAGAGTTCGTAGTGTTCGGAAGTGGATCGGGCCATGGTGGAACTTGCGGGAAATATGGGAGGTGAAACGGACTTCGATCAAATAACCATCAAATAAGAAATCCGGAGAGAATTATCAGTGAAATCAAGGGTTTGAGCCTGGCGAGCAGTGACAGTAGTCACCCGGAAAAGGCGGTTCATCAAATAACCATCAAATAAGAATCGGATAAAGCTCAGGCCCAGAATGGCAGGTAATTGGCTGGAAAGTTTTGTTTAATCCATACGAACGAAACAAAAAAATAAAATTGAACATCAGCAGGTTACGCATCTTCTGACTCTTCAGGTTTTGTTTTTTTGCTGTTTTTCTTTGTTTCCGGATTGACCTGAAACAATATCCATTCCGGCTTGCGTCTCGATCCTTCGTTAAAAATCTTTGCCACTTTGCGAAGACCGGTCAGGCCGCTTGTCCCATACAACTGTGGTTTTTAGGATCATTGCTGATTAAGGTCCTTAACAAAAAAAGCTTAGTGAAGGATTATGAACGTGTCCTCGGACTGATCGTAGTACGCCGCCAAAAAGCTCCACATAGGTACTTCGGCACTTGAACGATTTAAGCTTCCAGCTGGCTTCCCCGAAGAATCGAATGGTTGCCAGGCGACAGTCCCTCCCTGTTTCCAACCGGTGCCTTCCGCCCAGGCAAATATATAATCTCCTTCAGGGGAGCTGGCGAAAACCGGATGTTTCATGCTTTTGGCTTTATCCGATGGGGTCTTAACTTCTCCAGTCCCCAAGTTGTCTAAATCAATAGGCGAAAAACGGACCTGCTGTTCTGTCTCCCATCCGACAAGCATGCTTTTGTTGGTCTCATGAAAAGACATGCTGCTCATGGGACAGGCCTCCAGGGTCCACTTGTCCAAAATCTTGTCACTGAAATGTTCTCCGCCGTCTTGGGAGACCAGAAGATTGATATCCCTTTGTTTCCCTTCTCGTGCGGCACGATAAACAACATACAGGTTATCTTGATGGTCCACGGTGGCTTGCATGGCGCAACAACCGCAAACACCAGTCCCTTCCGGACTGATCACCCTTTCGCGACCAAAGCTGGTTCCTTGATCCCTGGATATTCTGGAGAATATGCTGCGATTGGCGTCCCCGGCACCTTCTTCTCCCGAGTGCCAGAATATGAAAACGCGACCCGAAGCATCTACCGCGACCGCTCCACCTCCATCGACCGACCAATCACCGCTAATGATCCGTTGTTCTTCAAATCCTGAACCGTCTTCTTTCAAACGCGCATAGAACATGGGTGGGCCATGGTGGTTTTCAGGCTGAGTATTTTTTGATCCGTTCCAGACCACATGAATGCGTTTATGCTTGTCCACCGCAAATTGCGCACCCCGGATGGTCCCCATGGCAACCGAACTGTCCGGCACGGAATTTATTCGGAGTGGGGAAGCGAAATCTCCGCCGGAATCTTTTCGCACGTAATAGAGGTTCCCGGATTGCGCGTCCCCTTTGTAGTACACGAGATGAACGGTTCCGGAAGCATCCACCACTACCTTCGGTTGAATGCCATCGTTTGGGGTTTTTAACAATTTGACGTTGGTTTCGGCATCAACGGTCGAATGGAGCACACCGAGAAGCGAGATTCCAAGGAGGAGCAATTGGGCCACTTTCTTCATGCACTTAAATTTGGTTGATTCAATTAAGTTGAGTTTTCCGGAGTCTCAGAGCGTTGGCAATGACGGATACCGAACTGAACGACATGGCGGCTCCGGCGATCATCGGGCTTAAAAGAATTCCAAAAAACGGATAGAGGATGCCGGCGGCCAGGGGAATACCGGCGGTGTTATAAACAAATGCGAAGAACAGGTTTTGCCGGATGTTGCGCATCACCGCCCGACTCAGCTGCAATGCGGAAACGATGCCCCGCAAATCCCCTTTCACGAGTGTGATTCCCGCGCTCTCAATGGCCACATCCGTTCCGGTGCCCATGGCGATTCCCACGTCTGAAGCGGCTAGGGCCGGGGCGTCGTTGATGCCGTCTCCGGCCATGGCCACTCGATGGCCTTGGGCTTTCAATTCCATCACGATGCGCTGCTTGTCAGCCGGGGAGACTCCGGCGTGGACCTTGTTTATGCCCAGCTCCTTTGCGACCGCCTCGGCGGTAGCTTGATTGTCTCCCGTGCACATGATCACGGTGATTCCCATCGCATGCAGGGATTGGATGGCCTTGAGCGAACTGGACTTGATCGGATCGGCAATGGCGATAATGCCAATGATGAGATGGTTACGTGCGACCCAAATCACCGTGTTTGCTTTGGCCTGCAAAGTGGCAGCCTGGTCGGCCAGGGTGGTTTTATTTTTCATCCCCGATTCCAGCAGAAAATCTAACTTTCCAACCTGTATCTGATCGCTTCCGATTGTGGCTGTCACACCGCCTCCGGTGGAACTTTCGAATTCATCAGCCTGGGACACTTCCAGCCCTTCTGATTTTGCCTTTTCCAAGACTGCCCTGGCCAGCGGATGTTCGGAGTGTTGTTCGACTGCCGCCGCGAGGATGAGAACCTCATCCAGACTGACCCCTTCGGCCGGAAGGATTTCAACGACCCTGGGTCGGCCTTCCGTCAGGGTGCCCGTTTTGTCGGTGATGAGGTGGGTGACTTTTTCAGTCCTCTCAATCGCTTCCGCATTCTTAACGAGTATGCCTTGTTGAGCTCCTTTTCCCACTCCCACCATGATCGACATGGGTGTGGCCAATCCCAAGGCACAAGGACAGGCGATTATTATTACAGCCACCGCATTCACAATGGCGTAGGCCAATGCCGGGGC
Coding sequences within it:
- a CDS encoding HNH endonuclease; this translates as MNRAEFFNKLNAKLRNPYWSWCSLHPDRRFAVFTLWADLIVENKTTLTSDDTEVLNRLGGQEQERVIDYVIEHNIPAFGVICHAKDVNADPRKIDHFESEYLNRLTVTRENGRGVVTHQKRIHVLDVIALGKTDRSESVFDDLGQNVPEGHQTPDRATQVVSTIKRDPKVREFVLMRAKGSCEYCGCEGFLMINGNRYVEAHHIIALGNNGPDTTDNVIALCPMHHRQAHFGADAEKLESKFMLVLKSKTGNNAGRSDYS